The proteins below are encoded in one region of Neisseria bacilliformis:
- a CDS encoding Oye family NADH-dependent flavin oxidoreductase, whose product MNKLDFAFVEIMQRSPMFPLLPHYPQGDELAIFAPMVQGKTVIAGTGYTAETGEAALENGAADLIAYGAAFLANPDLPKRFELGAELNTPDRATMFGGGERGYTDYPFLK is encoded by the coding sequence TTGAATAAACTGGATTTCGCCTTTGTGGAAATCATGCAGCGTTCGCCGATGTTTCCGCTGTTGCCGCACTATCCGCAGGGCGACGAGTTGGCAATCTTCGCGCCGATGGTGCAGGGCAAAACCGTGATTGCAGGCACGGGCTACACCGCCGAAACAGGCGAAGCCGCGCTGGAAAACGGCGCAGCGGATTTGATTGCCTACGGCGCGGCGTTTTTGGCGAATCCCGACCTGCCCAAACGCTTTGAACTGGGTGCGGAACTGAACACGCCCGACCGTGCTACGATGTTTGGCGGCGGCGAGCGGGGTTATACGGATTATCCGTTTTTGAAATAA
- a CDS encoding ATP-binding domain-containing protein — protein sequence MQLPLQHILDFISSSKHTFALTGMTKTGKTKLLHQLAKNLSKNKIEYIILYPNMRLVGSKGKSIYQHLYSSSLETEKFQLMEQEETASSKTMPLRANSDSKNCIYLLDNAHLLSNTAFTTPDGKRYGSGKLLDDLFQFIDFSGSKRKAIFFGDPYQIQRGDILSQCEDSYVLPLLDIDAPNLLGALKMATHLAHALQQHSFASLSYFPDSKLIAQKDKSIAAQEILSHYQNDEPVWYLTETHEQSMRFSQWLRSKLGLSNFLSIGDWLEIYVWQDDENRTIYSGNLERISVTQPTEEIKQPLKGRDKPISFQLQDITLANKSNNPVLVEFLINEKPELGADIAIAVKAWKNQKEKKKKTEVNLAYVRYGYAATVHHAQGMDRDICYINCAHSAGKHSEGYFRWLYSALTVATEKTILLNFTPVTPFDQAIWKINNQAEQIVEQIAIGTGWMLPENSETDFSNKLKEYLHQIAECCQCRLVHQSSHPYLEKYCVQTGQGEFGLQIAYKGNHRISKWQHNAKEEQYSILINLAVECVAKSPYTPTQQVLFNHICQNLPDWKPVSVIPENDYRLSIVLMKQWQERIQFTLNFDKQGVVSSVHVHAVTDLDLIDVVREKLS from the coding sequence ATGCAACTTCCGTTACAACATATTTTAGATTTTATCTCTAGTTCTAAGCATACATTTGCATTAACAGGTATGACAAAAACAGGGAAAACAAAGCTACTGCATCAGCTTGCCAAAAATTTATCTAAGAATAAAATAGAATATATTATCTTGTACCCTAATATGCGTTTAGTTGGTTCTAAGGGTAAAAGTATTTACCAACACTTGTATTCATCCTCTTTGGAAACAGAAAAATTTCAATTGATGGAACAAGAAGAAACCGCCTCCTCCAAAACTATGCCATTGCGTGCGAATTCGGATTCTAAAAACTGTATTTATTTACTGGATAATGCTCATTTGCTAAGTAATACTGCTTTTACTACACCAGACGGTAAACGATATGGCAGTGGTAAACTGTTAGATGATTTATTTCAATTCATTGATTTTTCTGGAAGCAAACGCAAAGCTATATTTTTTGGGGATCCCTATCAAATTCAGCGTGGTGATATTTTGAGCCAATGCGAAGACAGTTATGTTTTGCCGCTGCTGGACATTGATGCTCCAAATCTTTTGGGGGCTTTAAAAATGGCAACACATTTAGCTCATGCACTACAACAACATAGTTTTGCCTCTTTATCTTATTTTCCTGATTCGAAGTTAATTGCTCAAAAAGATAAATCCATCGCTGCTCAAGAGATTTTATCGCATTATCAAAATGATGAGCCTGTTTGGTATTTGACTGAAACACATGAACAAAGTATGCGGTTTAGCCAATGGTTGCGTTCAAAATTAGGATTGTCCAATTTTTTGTCAATTGGTGATTGGTTAGAGATTTATGTTTGGCAAGATGATGAAAATAGGACTATATATTCTGGAAATCTTGAGCGTATTTCAGTTACTCAACCAACAGAAGAAATTAAGCAACCATTAAAAGGGCGTGATAAACCTATTTCATTCCAATTACAAGATATTACCTTAGCCAATAAATCAAACAACCCCGTTTTAGTGGAATTTTTGATTAATGAAAAACCTGAATTAGGTGCAGATATAGCAATTGCTGTAAAAGCTTGGAAAAACCAAAAGGAAAAAAAGAAAAAAACAGAGGTTAATCTTGCTTATGTACGCTACGGCTATGCTGCTACAGTACATCACGCACAAGGAATGGATCGCGATATTTGTTATATTAACTGTGCCCATAGTGCAGGGAAGCATTCGGAAGGTTATTTCCGTTGGCTGTATTCGGCTTTAACTGTTGCCACTGAAAAAACGATTTTGCTTAATTTCACACCAGTAACGCCTTTTGATCAAGCAATTTGGAAAATAAACAATCAAGCAGAGCAAATTGTCGAACAAATTGCAATAGGAACAGGTTGGATGCTGCCTGAAAATAGTGAAACTGATTTTTCAAATAAATTGAAAGAATACCTTCATCAAATAGCCGAATGTTGTCAGTGCCGTTTGGTTCATCAATCATCACACCCTTATTTGGAAAAGTATTGTGTTCAAACAGGGCAGGGAGAATTTGGTTTGCAGATTGCTTATAAAGGCAACCATCGAATTAGTAAATGGCAACATAATGCAAAAGAAGAACAATATAGTATATTGATTAATTTGGCGGTTGAGTGCGTGGCAAAATCTCCATATACCCCCACTCAGCAAGTACTTTTTAATCACATCTGCCAAAATTTACCTGATTGGAAACCAGTTTCTGTTATTCCTGAAAATGATTACCGGCTAAGTATTGTATTAATGAAGCAGTGGCAGGAACGTATCCAATTCACCCTTAACTTTGACAAACAAGGCGTTGTATCCAGCGTGCATGTTCATGCTGTTACTGATCTTGATTTGATTGATGTAGTAAGAGAAAAACTATCATGA
- a CDS encoding DUF7017 domain-containing protein gives MNYQNPSEHIKALRKAGNFQAAIERGKAYINDFYVLIQINWAYYGLIKQQVAEIIAKLEQTPPNYAKIKQIYDTAREYAKLPNRRADSSLSNILRELTKLSAYSPDYLNFIYWVVRIDGIQDDDWQAGEYQGKQFSPLVCSIARGLAKWVSHFSQQATSADVEHIIGWLENTRSVAVGDDVLWLDWDRVKLLKQLGKHQEAAQTLGYLLKNKNKEFWLWQKAGQLYASEQPDLAKACFCQALQCCQKPEFSVNVHIDLAQLLIEQNETAWANGEVLQTRNIREQHGWKIDDALQKLLDADWYSPENALSNEELIKQYQQYAPEALVLCFDDVQEYDANFDTVFTLPLPADAPKNKNPKKLAKFIFRPNEKRKAISIVGTETKEVAYFQSGTPVCLLIGKAANGRQTILHISSRENGQLWDCADKRNGVVENLKNNKIGIFFNRNSYVSASMGAWQGDLPNIGDNVLAYTAYNQKKETQEILLAQAQIDVFLKNEDIKIISGCLKRHEKGFAFVEDVFVASYLLQNFDDESELQVEIIAIYSKNPKKSEFSWRAIKIKTK, from the coding sequence ATGAATTATCAAAATCCAAGTGAGCATATTAAAGCATTACGAAAAGCGGGCAATTTTCAGGCTGCCATTGAGCGGGGCAAGGCATATATCAATGATTTTTATGTATTGATTCAAATCAATTGGGCATATTATGGTCTGATTAAGCAACAGGTTGCCGAAATTATTGCTAAACTGGAACAAACCCCGCCTAATTACGCCAAGATCAAACAAATTTATGATACGGCACGAGAATATGCAAAACTACCTAACCGTCGGGCAGATTCGTCTTTGTCTAATATCTTGCGTGAATTAACCAAGCTATCTGCGTATTCGCCTGATTATTTGAATTTTATTTATTGGGTAGTGCGAATTGATGGTATTCAGGATGACGATTGGCAAGCTGGCGAATATCAAGGAAAGCAGTTTTCTCCTTTGGTTTGCAGTATTGCTCGGGGTTTGGCGAAATGGGTAAGTCATTTTTCTCAGCAGGCAACATCGGCAGATGTGGAACATATTATTGGATGGCTGGAGAATACCCGTTCAGTTGCAGTTGGTGATGATGTTTTATGGTTGGATTGGGATAGAGTGAAATTACTTAAACAATTGGGTAAACATCAAGAAGCTGCTCAAACTTTAGGTTATCTATTGAAAAATAAAAATAAAGAATTCTGGTTATGGCAAAAAGCAGGGCAACTCTATGCTTCAGAACAACCCGATTTAGCTAAAGCATGTTTTTGTCAGGCTCTACAATGTTGCCAAAAACCTGAATTCAGTGTGAACGTACATATTGATTTAGCACAATTATTGATAGAACAAAATGAAACAGCTTGGGCAAACGGTGAAGTATTACAAACAAGGAATATTCGTGAACAGCATGGTTGGAAAATAGACGATGCCTTACAAAAATTATTAGATGCAGATTGGTATTCTCCTGAGAATGCACTGTCCAATGAGGAATTAATCAAACAATATCAACAATATGCCCCTGAAGCTTTAGTTTTATGTTTTGATGATGTACAGGAATATGATGCTAATTTTGATACGGTATTTACTTTACCTTTGCCAGCAGATGCCCCAAAAAATAAGAATCCAAAAAAACTAGCAAAATTTATTTTCCGCCCTAATGAAAAAAGGAAAGCTATTTCAATTGTGGGTACAGAAACAAAAGAGGTTGCATATTTTCAGTCAGGGACACCCGTTTGCTTATTAATCGGAAAAGCAGCCAATGGACGACAAACTATTCTGCACATCAGCTCTCGTGAAAATGGTCAATTATGGGATTGTGCAGACAAACGAAATGGCGTAGTAGAGAATTTAAAAAACAATAAGATTGGGATATTTTTTAATCGTAATAGCTATGTATCAGCATCAATGGGAGCATGGCAAGGAGATTTGCCAAATATAGGCGATAACGTATTGGCTTATACGGCGTACAATCAAAAAAAAGAAACGCAAGAAATATTATTAGCACAAGCACAAATAGATGTTTTTTTGAAAAATGAAGATATAAAAATAATTTCAGGCTGCTTGAAACGTCATGAAAAAGGCTTTGCTTTTGTAGAGGATGTATTCGTTGCCTCATACCTCCTACAAAATTTTGATGATGAAAGTGAATTACAAGTAGAAATTATTGCAATTTATAGTAAAAACCCAAAAAAATCAGAATTTAGTTGGCGTGCAATTAAAATTAAAACCAAATAA
- a CDS encoding type II toxin-antitoxin system VapC family toxin, whose translation MYLLDTNVVSEIRKISRGQADAALEQWTHSVSFDDCHLSVITLLEIEQGILRVQHRGDEAQFMRLQHWLNDTVIPTFDQRILPIDRHTARICARLHVPDQRPYNDALIAATAIRHDLTLVTRNVRDFAELNVPLLNPFAGKA comes from the coding sequence ATGTATCTACTTGATACCAATGTCGTTTCCGAAATCCGCAAAATCAGCCGGGGGCAAGCCGATGCGGCATTGGAACAATGGACGCATTCGGTCAGTTTTGACGACTGCCATCTTTCCGTGATTACCCTGCTGGAAATAGAACAAGGCATTTTGCGCGTGCAGCATCGCGGCGACGAAGCCCAATTTATGCGCCTGCAACACTGGCTCAACGACACCGTGATTCCCACTTTTGACCAACGCATCCTGCCCATAGACCGCCACACCGCCCGCATCTGCGCCCGATTGCACGTTCCCGACCAACGCCCCTACAACGACGCGCTCATCGCCGCCACCGCCATCCGCCACGACCTCACTCTGGTAACGCGTAACGTGCGGGACTTTGCTGAACTGAACGTGCCGCTGCTCAATCCGTTTGCGGGCAAGGCATAG
- a CDS encoding NAD(P)/FAD-dependent oxidoreductase produces MSAQFDVAVIGAGPSGSVASALLNKQGFKVCVLEKQHFPRFVIGESLLPHCMEMLEEAGFADAVRAEKGFQFKNGAAFAWGSRRTAFDFTEKFSDGPGTVFQVRREVFDKILIDEAAKQGVEVRFGHGVTAFDNSGDTARLSVETDTGEKYELTARFVLDASGYGRVLPRLLDLETPSHLPPRMAHFTRITDNIAADADFDRNKILITTHPQHRDVWFWTIPFGDNTCSLGVVGTPDKLAGEPEAVLKKMVADCPNLVELFQHSKWENGFPYRSIQGYSANVKALYGKHFALLGNAAEFLDPVFSSGVTIALHSAKLAADLLARQLKGSAADWQTEFAEPLMVGVNAFRTYVDGWYDNRFQNVVYAPNRSPEIGRMISSILAGYAWDTANPFVEKSEQRLNTLAELVGDLAFE; encoded by the coding sequence ATGTCTGCTCAATTTGATGTCGCCGTTATCGGCGCAGGCCCGTCAGGCTCGGTTGCCTCCGCCCTGCTTAACAAACAGGGCTTCAAAGTATGCGTGCTGGAAAAACAGCATTTTCCGCGCTTTGTGATTGGCGAGAGCCTGCTGCCGCACTGCATGGAAATGCTGGAAGAAGCCGGTTTTGCCGATGCCGTGCGCGCCGAAAAAGGCTTTCAGTTTAAAAACGGCGCGGCGTTCGCATGGGGCAGCCGCCGCACCGCGTTTGACTTCACCGAGAAATTTTCAGACGGCCCGGGCACGGTGTTCCAAGTGCGCCGCGAAGTGTTTGACAAAATCCTGATTGACGAAGCCGCCAAACAAGGCGTGGAAGTGCGCTTCGGGCACGGCGTAACCGCGTTTGACAACAGCGGCGACACGGCGCGTTTGAGCGTGGAAACCGACACGGGCGAAAAATACGAACTCACCGCCCGTTTCGTCTTGGACGCAAGCGGCTACGGGCGCGTGCTGCCGCGCCTGCTGGACTTGGAAACCCCGTCCCACCTGCCCCCGCGCATGGCGCATTTCACCCGCATCACCGACAACATCGCCGCCGATGCGGATTTTGACCGCAACAAAATCCTGATTACCACCCACCCGCAGCACCGCGATGTGTGGTTTTGGACAATCCCCTTCGGCGACAACACCTGCTCGCTCGGCGTGGTCGGCACGCCCGACAAACTCGCGGGCGAACCCGAAGCCGTGTTGAAAAAAATGGTTGCCGACTGCCCCAATCTCGTTGAATTGTTTCAACATTCCAAATGGGAAAACGGCTTCCCCTACCGCAGCATCCAAGGCTATTCCGCCAACGTCAAAGCCCTTTACGGCAAACATTTCGCACTCTTGGGCAACGCCGCCGAATTTCTTGACCCCGTGTTCTCATCGGGCGTAACCATCGCGCTGCACTCCGCCAAACTCGCCGCCGACCTGCTCGCACGACAGCTCAAAGGCAGCGCGGCAGACTGGCAAACCGAGTTCGCCGAACCGCTGATGGTGGGCGTGAACGCCTTCCGCACCTATGTTGACGGCTGGTACGACAACCGCTTCCAAAACGTGGTGTACGCCCCCAACCGCAGCCCCGAAATCGGCCGCATGATTTCGTCCATTCTCGCGGGCTATGCGTGGGATACCGCAAACCCGTTTGTGGAAAAATCGGAGCAGCGGCTCAACACGCTGGCGGAACTGGTGGGGGATTTGGCGTTTGAATAA
- a CDS encoding type II toxin-antitoxin system Phd/YefM family antitoxin, giving the protein MQTISSREFNQNVAKAKNMSDTAPVCITDRGEPAYVLMNYAAYQNLQGKKASLAHKLADPEADLIDVEFPRCIIADREELF; this is encoded by the coding sequence ATGCAAACCATCAGCAGCCGCGAATTTAACCAAAACGTTGCCAAAGCCAAAAACATGAGCGACACCGCCCCCGTATGCATCACCGACCGTGGCGAGCCAGCCTATGTGTTGATGAACTATGCGGCGTATCAAAACCTGCAAGGCAAAAAAGCGAGCTTGGCGCACAAACTTGCCGACCCCGAAGCCGATTTGATTGACGTGGAATTTCCACGCTGCATTATCGCCGACCGCGAGGAGTTGTTCTGA